One region of Mycobacterium riyadhense genomic DNA includes:
- a CDS encoding PE domain-containing protein, whose translation MSFVSVAPELVVAAAADLARLGSAVSAANAAAAGSTTTLLAAGGDEVSAAIAALFGAHAQEYQVIGAQVAGFHQGFVRALTGAGGAYAAAEALSAQSVEQDLLGLINAPTQLLLGRPLIGNGADGAPGQAGGPGGLLWGNGGNGGASTTVGVAGGAGGDAGLFGNGGAGGAGAAGAAGAAGGVGGVGGAGGWLGGFGGAGGVGGAGGAATVGVGGAGGVGGAGGVCRALLWFSGGAGGEGGAGGVGAVGSASGVGGAGGAGGASWGLFGQGGSGGVGGTGGAGSAFGVAGGAGGSGGVGGGGGLGGVGGVGGSGGHGGLGGAAMAGFTAAGGTGGAGGAAVGVSGGAGGNGGGGGAAGTVTTISVGAGAGPNGVAVNPGGNVYVTNTNGTVSVIDPTTNTVTGSPIPVGGAPEGVAVNPGGNVYVANFNSNTVSVIDPTTNTVTGSPIPVGNGPVGVAVNPGGNVYVTNLNGSTVSVIDPTTNTVTGSPIPVGGFPFGVAVNPGGDVYVANQFSATVSVIDPTTNTITGSPIPVGNGPVGVAVSPVTGDVYVTSQFSGTVSVIDPTTNTVTGSPIPVGAFPFGVAVSPITGAIYVTNLNDGTMSVINPTTNTVTATITVGNNPQGIAVDPTTGAVYVANSGSHTVSVISG comes from the coding sequence ATGTCGTTTGTGAGTGTGGCGCCGGAGCTGGTGGTGGCGGCGGCGGCGGATTTGGCGCGTCTGGGGTCGGCGGTCAGTGCGGCCAATGCGGCGGCGGCGGGGTCGACGACGACGTTGTTGGCCGCTGGTGGCGATGAGGTCTCAGCGGCGATCGCGGCGTTGTTCGGGGCCCATGCGCAGGAGTATCAGGTGATCGGTGCGCAGGTGGCGGGGTTTCATCAGGGGTTTGTGCGGGCGTTGACCGGCGCTGGGGGCGCTTATGCGGCCGCCGAGGCGCTGAGCGCGCAAAGCGTGGAGCAGGATCTGTTGGGCCTGATCAATGCGCCGACGCAGCTGTTGTTGGGGCGGCCGTTGATCGGTAACGGGGCTGATGGGGCCCCGGGGCAGGCCGGTGGGCCTGGGGGGTTGTTGTGGGGCAATGGCGGCAACGGTGGTGCCAGCACGACGGTGGGGGTGGCCGGTGGGGCTGGCGGTGATGCCGGGCTGTTCGGTAATGGCGGGGCTGGGGGGGCTGGGGCGGCTGGGGCCGCTGGTGCGGCCGGGGGGGTCGGCGGGGTCGGTGGTGCTGGTGGGTGGTTGGGTGGCTTTGGTGGGGCCGGCGGGGTCGGTGGGGCCGGCGGGGCCGCCACGGTGGGGGTGGGTGGGGCTGGTGGTGTCGGGGGTGCGGGTGGGGTCTGTCGGGCGTTGTTGTGGTTCTCGGGTGGGGCTGGTGGGGAAGGTGGCGCGGGCGGGGTCGGCGCGGTCGGCTCGGCCAGCGGGGTGGGTGGTGCGGGCGGTGCCGGCGGGGCCAGCTGGGGGTTGTTCGGTCAGGGCGGTTCGGGCGGTGTGGGCGGGACCGGTGGTGCCGGCTCGGCGTTTGGTGTGGCCGGCGGCGCCGGCGGTAGCGGCGGTGTGGGTGGTGGTGGCGGGCTTGGCGGTGTTGGTGGGGTCGGCGGCAGCGGCGGTCACGGCGGGCTCGGCGGCGCGGCCATGGCCGGCTTTACCGCTGCCGGCGGCACCGGCGGTGCCGGTGGGGCCGCTGTCGGTGTGTCCGGCGGGGCCGGCGGGAACGGCGGTGGCGGTGGTGCCGCCGGCACCGTGACCACCATCAGTGTCGGCGCCGGCGCCGGCCCGAACGGGGTGGCGGTCAACCCGGGCGGCAACGTCTACGTCACCAACACGAACGGCACGGTGTCGGTGATCGACCCCACCACCAACACCGTCACCGGATCACCCATCCCCGTCGGCGGCGCGCCGGAGGGGGTGGCGGTCAACCCGGGCGGCAACGTCTACGTCGCCAACTTCAACAGCAACACGGTGTCGGTGATCGACCCCACCACCAACACCGTCACCGGATCACCCATCCCCGTCGGCAACGGCCCGGTCGGGGTGGCGGTCAACCCGGGCGGCAACGTCTACGTCACCAACCTCAACGGCAGCACGGTGTCGGTGATCGACCCCACCACCAACACCGTCACCGGATCACCCATCCCCGTCGGCGGCTTCCCGTTCGGGGTGGCGGTCAACCCGGGCGGCGACGTCTACGTCGCCAACCAGTTCAGCGCCACGGTGTCGGTGATCGATCCCACCACCAACACCATCACCGGATCACCCATCCCCGTCGGCAACGGCCCGGTCGGGGTGGCGGTCAGCCCCGTCACCGGCGACGTCTACGTCACCAGCCAGTTCAGCGGCACGGTGTCGGTGATCGACCCCACCACCAACACCGTCACCGGATCACCCATCCCCGTCGGCGCCTTCCCGTTCGGGGTGGCGGTCAGCCCCATCACCGGCGCCATCTACGTCACCAACCTCAACGACGGCACGATGTCGGTGATCAACCCCACCACCAACACCGTCACCGCCACCATCACCGTCGGCAACAACCCACAAGGGATAGCGGTCGACCCCACCACCGGTGCCGTCTACGTCGCCAACTCCGGCAGCCACACCGTGTCGGTGATCAGTGGTTAG
- a CDS encoding ISAzo13-like element transposase-related protein: MGAATGWCGGCCTTPGRPAGRGQADRGHRHPHRHAQFCYVNDQVRAHHWAGQPVIGADTNGVDINNKELVGHYTNGATQWRPSGNPEKVKTHDVPDKDLGKAIP; encoded by the coding sequence ATCGGTGCAGCGACTGGCTGGTGCGGCGGTTGTTGCACGACGCCGGGTCGGCCTGCAGGCCGCGGCCAAGCAGATCGAGGGCACCGCCACCCCCACCGCCACGCCCAGTTCTGCTATGTCAACGACCAAGTGCGCGCCCATCATTGGGCGGGTCAGCCGGTGATCGGCGCGGACACCAACGGCGTGGACATCAACAACAAGGAACTCGTCGGGCACTACACCAACGGCGCCACCCAGTGGCGACCCAGCGGCAACCCGGAGAAGGTCAAGACCCACGATGTCCCCGACAAGGACCTGGGCAAGGCGATCCCCTAG
- a CDS encoding PE domain-containing protein — MSFVSVAPELVVAAAADLARLGSAVSAANAAVAGSTTTLLAAGGDEVSAAIAALFGAHAQEYQVIGAQVAGFHQGFVRALTGAGGAYAAAEALSAQSVEQDLLGLINAPTQLLLGRPLIGNGADGAPGQAGGPGGLLWGNGGNGGASTTVGVAGGAGGDAGLFGNGGAGGAGAAGAAGAAGGVGGVGGAGGWLGGFGGAGGVGGAGGAATVGVGGAGGVGGAGGVCRALLWFSGGAGGEGGAGGVGAVGSASGVGGAGGAGGASWGLFGQGGSGGVGGTGGAGSAFGVAGGAGGSGGVGGGGGLGGVGGVGGSGGHGGLGGAAMAGFTAAGGTGGAGGAAVGVSGGAGGNGGGGGAAGTVTTISVGAGAGPNGVAVNPGGNVYVTNTNGTVSVIDPTTNTVTGSPIPVGGAPRGVAVNPGGNVYVANFNSNTVSVIDPTTNTVTGSPIPVGAFPFGVAVNPGGDVYVANQGSGTVSVIDPTTNTVTGSPIPIGGFPRGVAVNPGGDVYVTSQLSNTVSVIDPTTNTVTGSPIPVGNDPSGVAVSPVTGDVYVTSQFSGTVSVIDPTTNTVTGSPIPVGAFPFGVAVSPITGAIYVTNLNDGTMSVINPTTNTVTATITVGNNPEGIAVDPTTGAVYVANSSSHTVSVISG; from the coding sequence ATGTCGTTTGTGAGTGTGGCGCCGGAGCTGGTGGTGGCGGCGGCGGCGGATTTGGCGCGTCTGGGGTCGGCGGTCAGTGCGGCCAATGCGGCGGTGGCGGGGTCGACGACGACGTTGTTGGCCGCTGGTGGCGATGAGGTCTCAGCGGCGATCGCGGCGTTGTTCGGGGCCCATGCGCAGGAGTATCAGGTGATCGGTGCGCAGGTGGCGGGGTTTCATCAGGGGTTTGTGCGGGCGTTGACCGGCGCTGGGGGCGCTTATGCGGCCGCCGAGGCGCTGAGCGCGCAAAGCGTGGAGCAGGATCTGTTGGGCCTGATCAATGCGCCGACGCAGTTGTTGTTGGGGCGGCCGTTGATCGGTAACGGGGCTGATGGGGCCCCGGGGCAGGCCGGTGGGCCTGGGGGGTTGTTGTGGGGCAATGGCGGCAACGGTGGTGCCAGCACGACGGTGGGGGTGGCCGGTGGGGCTGGCGGTGATGCCGGGCTGTTCGGTAATGGCGGGGCTGGGGGGGCTGGGGCGGCTGGGGCCGCTGGTGCGGCCGGGGGGGTCGGCGGGGTCGGTGGTGCTGGTGGGTGGTTGGGTGGCTTTGGTGGGGCCGGCGGGGTCGGTGGGGCCGGCGGGGCCGCCACGGTGGGGGTGGGTGGGGCTGGTGGTGTCGGGGGTGCGGGTGGGGTCTGTCGGGCGTTGTTGTGGTTCTCGGGTGGGGCTGGTGGGGAAGGTGGCGCGGGCGGGGTCGGCGCGGTCGGCTCGGCCAGCGGGGTGGGTGGTGCGGGCGGTGCCGGCGGGGCCAGCTGGGGGTTGTTCGGTCAGGGCGGTTCGGGCGGTGTGGGCGGGACCGGTGGTGCCGGCTCGGCGTTTGGTGTGGCCGGCGGCGCCGGCGGTAGCGGCGGTGTGGGTGGTGGTGGCGGGCTTGGCGGTGTTGGTGGGGTCGGCGGCAGCGGCGGTCACGGCGGGCTCGGCGGCGCGGCCATGGCCGGCTTTACCGCTGCCGGCGGCACCGGCGGTGCCGGTGGGGCCGCTGTCGGTGTGTCCGGCGGGGCCGGCGGGAACGGCGGTGGCGGTGGTGCCGCCGGCACCGTGACCACCATCAGTGTCGGCGCCGGCGCCGGCCCGAACGGGGTGGCGGTCAACCCGGGCGGCAATGTCTACGTCACCAACACGAACGGCACGGTGTCGGTGATCGACCCCACCACCAACACCGTCACCGGATCACCCATCCCCGTCGGCGGCGCGCCGCGCGGGGTGGCGGTCAACCCGGGCGGCAACGTCTACGTCGCCAACTTCAACAGCAACACGGTGTCGGTGATCGACCCCACCACCAACACCGTCACCGGATCACCCATCCCCGTCGGCGCCTTCCCGTTCGGGGTGGCGGTCAACCCGGGCGGCGACGTCTACGTCGCCAACCAGGGCAGCGGCACGGTGTCGGTGATCGATCCCACCACCAACACCGTCACCGGATCACCCATCCCCATCGGCGGCTTCCCGCGCGGGGTGGCGGTCAACCCGGGCGGCGACGTCTACGTCACCAGCCAGCTCAGCAACACGGTGTCGGTGATCGATCCCACCACCAACACCGTCACCGGATCACCCATCCCCGTCGGCAACGACCCGTCTGGGGTGGCGGTCAGCCCCGTCACCGGCGACGTCTACGTCACCAGCCAGTTCAGCGGCACGGTGTCGGTGATCGACCCCACCACCAACACCGTCACCGGATCACCCATCCCCGTCGGCGCCTTCCCGTTCGGGGTGGCGGTCAGCCCCATCACCGGCGCCATCTACGTCACCAACCTCAACGACGGCACGATGTCGGTGATCAACCCCACCACCAACACCGTCACCGCCACCATCACCGTCGGCAACAACCCAGAAGGGATAGCGGTCGACCCCACCACCGGTGCCGTCTACGTCGCCAACTCCAGCAGCCACACCGTGTCGGTGATCAGTGGTTAG
- a CDS encoding Mur ligase family protein: MVTARARLALAAGASARWASRVTGRGAGAMIGGLVAMALDRSVLRQLGAGRRSVIVTGTNGKSTTTRMTAAALGTLGPVATNTEGANMDAGLVAALAADRHATLAALEVDEMHVPHVSDAVEPSVIVLLNLSRDQLDRVGEINVIERTLRAGLARHPNAVVVANCDDVLMTSAAYDSPKVVWVAAGGAWSSDSVSCPRSGEVIVRDQGHWYSTGADFKRPSPHWWFDADTLYGPDGLALPMRLALPGAVNRGNAAQAVAAAVTLGADPTLAVAAVSTVDEVAGRYRTVGIGAHEARILLAKNPAGWQEALSMVDKHAAGVVIAVNGQVPDGEDLSWLWDVRFEHFEETAVVAAGERGTDLAVRLGYAGVRHTLVHDTVAAIASCPPGRVEVVANYTAFLQLQRALERRG, encoded by the coding sequence GTGGTCACCGCCCGCGCACGCCTGGCCCTCGCCGCGGGGGCGAGTGCGCGCTGGGCGTCGCGAGTCACCGGCCGTGGGGCCGGGGCGATGATCGGCGGACTGGTCGCGATGGCCCTGGACCGCTCCGTGCTGCGTCAACTCGGCGCGGGCCGTCGATCGGTCATCGTCACCGGTACCAACGGCAAGTCGACTACCACGAGGATGACCGCGGCTGCCCTGGGCACCTTGGGCCCGGTGGCCACCAACACCGAGGGCGCCAATATGGACGCCGGTCTGGTGGCCGCGCTGGCCGCTGACCGCCACGCGACGCTGGCGGCCCTGGAAGTCGACGAGATGCACGTACCGCATGTGTCAGACGCGGTCGAACCGAGCGTCATCGTCTTACTCAACCTGTCACGCGACCAGCTGGACCGGGTCGGCGAGATCAACGTCATCGAACGCACGCTGCGGGCCGGGTTGGCCAGACACCCCAATGCCGTCGTGGTAGCCAACTGCGACGACGTGCTGATGACCTCGGCTGCCTACGACAGCCCGAAGGTGGTGTGGGTGGCCGCGGGCGGCGCGTGGTCGAGCGACTCGGTCAGCTGCCCCCGCAGTGGCGAGGTCATCGTCCGCGACCAGGGCCACTGGTATAGCACCGGCGCCGATTTCAAGCGCCCCAGCCCGCATTGGTGGTTCGACGCCGACACCCTTTACGGGCCCGACGGTCTGGCCCTACCGATGCGGCTGGCGCTGCCTGGCGCGGTCAATCGCGGCAACGCCGCCCAGGCCGTCGCCGCGGCCGTCACACTGGGCGCTGACCCCACTTTGGCCGTCGCTGCTGTCTCAACGGTCGACGAGGTCGCCGGGCGCTACCGCACCGTCGGTATCGGCGCGCATGAAGCCCGGATCCTGCTGGCCAAGAACCCGGCCGGCTGGCAGGAGGCGCTGTCCATGGTGGACAAGCACGCGGCCGGGGTGGTCATCGCGGTCAACGGTCAAGTGCCCGACGGCGAAGACCTGTCCTGGTTGTGGGATGTCCGGTTTGAGCATTTCGAGGAGACGGCAGTTGTAGCGGCTGGCGAACGCGGCACCGACCTGGCGGTGCGGCTCGGGTATGCGGGAGTGCGGCACACCCTGGTGCACGACACCGTCGCGGCCATCGCGTCCTGCCCACCCGGACGGGTGGAGGTCGTCGCCAACTACACCGCGTTCCTGCAGCTGCAACGGGCATTGGAGCGCCGTGGCTGA
- a CDS encoding type 1 glutamine amidotransferase: protein MADSAVRIGLVLPDVMGTYGDGGNAVVLRQRLLLRGIAAEIVEVTLADPVPDSLDLYTLGGAEDYAQRLATRHLIRYPGLQRAAERGAPVLAICAAIQVLGHWYETSSGERVDGVGLLDVTTAPQDARTIGEVISEPLLADLTERLTGFENHRGGTVLGSAASPLGAVVKGAGNRAGDGVDGAVQGSVVATYMHGPCLARNPELADLLLSKVVGSLQPLELPEVDLLRRERLTAR, encoded by the coding sequence GTGGCTGACTCGGCGGTGCGGATCGGGCTGGTATTGCCCGACGTGATGGGCACCTACGGCGACGGCGGCAACGCCGTGGTGCTGCGCCAACGGCTTTTACTGCGGGGTATCGCCGCCGAGATCGTCGAGGTCACGCTGGCCGATCCGGTGCCGGACTCGTTGGACCTCTACACGCTGGGCGGCGCCGAAGACTACGCGCAGCGGTTGGCCACCCGGCACCTCATTCGGTACCCCGGGCTGCAGCGCGCGGCCGAACGTGGCGCACCCGTGCTGGCAATCTGTGCGGCCATTCAGGTGCTTGGGCACTGGTACGAGACGTCGTCGGGAGAGCGGGTTGACGGCGTCGGCCTGCTGGATGTGACCACCGCGCCGCAAGACGCACGCACCATCGGCGAGGTAATCAGCGAGCCGTTGCTGGCCGACCTGACGGAGCGGTTGACCGGCTTCGAGAACCACCGCGGCGGCACCGTCCTCGGCTCGGCGGCGTCGCCGCTGGGCGCGGTGGTCAAGGGCGCGGGCAACCGAGCTGGCGACGGCGTTGACGGTGCGGTTCAGGGCAGCGTGGTCGCGACCTACATGCACGGGCCGTGCCTGGCCCGCAACCCGGAACTCGCCGACCTACTGCTGAGCAAGGTGGTCGGCTCGCTGCAGCCGTTGGAGCTGCCCGAGGTGGACTTGCTGCGCCGTGAGCGGCTGACGGCTCGCTAG
- a CDS encoding endonuclease domain-containing protein, with product MRDVFIGSEAVAAGRLTRHELKHCYNAIYRGVYVPKCSAPTLRDRTIGAWLASSRQAVIAGIAASALHGARWVDDDVAIALISRNTRPQRGVVVRHETLRDDEVTRVAGLPVTTPARTAYDLGRHLPRGEALARLDALMWATPFAIEDVALLAKRYAGARGLKQLRTLLPLVDGGAASPKETWLRLLLIDGGLPIPTTQIPVLHNWRTVGVLDMGWEELKVAAEYDGDQHRSDRRRYAHDQRRLRTLAELGWIVVRVIAEDASEDVLRRVREALASRQPLTAQQVHLGQLQRLQRADHLAQQ from the coding sequence ATGCGAGACGTCTTTATTGGCAGTGAGGCCGTGGCCGCCGGTCGGCTGACCAGGCACGAGCTGAAACATTGCTATAACGCGATATACCGAGGTGTGTACGTGCCTAAGTGCTCCGCACCTACGCTCCGCGATCGCACGATTGGCGCCTGGCTAGCCTCGAGCCGCCAAGCGGTCATCGCTGGTATCGCCGCCTCGGCACTGCATGGTGCCCGATGGGTGGACGACGACGTTGCCATCGCGCTGATTTCGCGCAATACCCGGCCGCAGCGCGGTGTTGTCGTGCGTCACGAAACCCTGCGCGACGACGAGGTCACCCGCGTCGCCGGTCTGCCAGTCACCACACCCGCCCGGACGGCGTACGACCTGGGTCGGCATCTCCCGCGAGGGGAGGCTTTGGCACGCCTCGACGCGCTGATGTGGGCGACGCCGTTTGCAATCGAAGACGTGGCGCTCCTGGCCAAGCGTTACGCAGGTGCACGGGGTCTGAAGCAGCTGCGGACGCTGTTGCCGCTTGTCGACGGCGGTGCGGCGTCGCCCAAGGAGACGTGGCTGCGGCTGTTGCTGATCGACGGCGGCTTACCTATTCCGACCACGCAGATACCGGTCCTGCACAACTGGCGCACCGTGGGCGTGCTGGACATGGGCTGGGAGGAACTCAAGGTGGCGGCCGAGTATGACGGAGATCAGCATCGCAGCGACCGCCGCCGGTACGCGCATGACCAGCGGCGGCTCCGCACGCTTGCGGAGTTGGGCTGGATCGTCGTCCGAGTGATCGCCGAAGACGCGTCGGAGGATGTGCTACGACGCGTGCGCGAGGCCCTAGCGAGCCGTCAGCCGCTCACGGCGCAGCAAGTCCACCTCGGGCAGCTCCAACGGCTGCAGCGAGCCGACCACCTTGCTCAGCAGTAG
- the recR gene encoding recombination mediator RecR, translated as MFEGPVQDLIDELGRLPGIGPKSAQRIAFYLLSVEPSDIDRLTAVLAKVRDGVRFCAVCGNVSDNDRCRICSDTRRDASVVCVVEEPKDIQAVERTREFRGRYHVLGGALDPLSGIGPDQLRIRELLSRIGERVDDVDITEVIIATDPNTEGEATATYLVRMLRDIPGLTVTRIASGLPMGGDLEFADELTLGRALTGRRAMV; from the coding sequence ATGTTTGAGGGACCCGTCCAGGATCTGATCGATGAGCTCGGCAGGCTGCCGGGTATCGGACCCAAGAGCGCGCAGCGCATCGCGTTCTACCTGCTGTCAGTCGAACCGTCGGACATCGACCGCCTGACCGCGGTGCTGGCTAAGGTCCGCGACGGAGTGCGGTTCTGCGCGGTCTGCGGCAACGTCTCCGACAACGACCGGTGCCGAATCTGTTCTGATACCCGTCGAGATGCGTCTGTGGTGTGTGTCGTCGAGGAGCCCAAGGATATTCAGGCCGTCGAGCGCACCCGCGAATTCCGCGGCCGCTATCACGTTCTGGGCGGGGCCCTTGATCCGCTGTCCGGCATTGGGCCCGATCAGCTGCGAATTCGCGAATTGCTGAGCCGTATCGGTGAGCGGGTCGATGATGTCGACATCACCGAGGTGATCATCGCGACCGACCCCAATACCGAGGGCGAGGCGACGGCCACGTACCTGGTGCGGATGCTGCGCGACATCCCCGGTCTGACGGTGACGCGGATCGCGTCGGGGTTGCCCATGGGCGGTGACCTGGAATTCGCCGACGAGCTGACTTTGGGCCGCGCGTTGACCGGCCGCCGCGCCATGGTCTGA
- a CDS encoding YbaB/EbfC family nucleoid-associated protein gives MQPGGDMSALLAQAQQMQQKLLEAQHQLANSEVHGQAGGGLVKVVVKGSGEVIGVTIDPKVVDPNDVETLQDLIVGAMRDASQQVTKMAQERLGALAGGMRPPGAPGAPGGPGMPPRPPAPPMPPGPPGAPPGPGV, from the coding sequence ATGCAACCCGGAGGCGATATGTCGGCACTGCTCGCTCAAGCGCAGCAGATGCAACAGAAGCTACTGGAGGCTCAGCACCAGCTGGCCAACTCGGAGGTGCACGGTCAAGCCGGTGGCGGCTTGGTCAAGGTAGTGGTCAAAGGCAGTGGCGAGGTGATCGGAGTGACGATCGACCCCAAGGTCGTCGACCCCAACGACGTCGAGACCCTGCAGGACTTGATCGTCGGCGCGATGCGAGACGCGTCCCAGCAAGTGACGAAAATGGCGCAGGAGCGGCTGGGGGCGCTGGCTGGGGGGATGCGCCCGCCGGGTGCGCCGGGTGCGCCCGGCGGGCCGGGAATGCCGCCGAGGCCCCCGGCGCCGCCTATGCCGCCCGGGCCGCCTGGCGCGCCGCCCGGGCCGGGGGTCTGA
- a CDS encoding Rv3717 family N-acetylmuramoyl-L-alanine amidase, with the protein MDLRVSLRVGIATVIGALVAAAMPTIPTATAVPSNIAGMVVFIDPGHNGANDASIGRQVPTGRGGTKDCQASGTSSNSGYPEHTFTWDTALRLRAALSALGVRTAMSRGNDNALGPCVDERANMANSLRPNAVVSLHADGGPATGRGFHVNYSSPPLNAAQSGPSVQFARVMRDQLQASGIPPANYIGQNGLYGRSDLAGLNLAQYPSVLVELGNMKNPADSALMESPEGRQKYADALVRGVAGFLATQGQAR; encoded by the coding sequence GTGGACCTACGAGTGAGCCTGCGTGTCGGAATCGCCACGGTCATCGGGGCGCTCGTCGCCGCTGCGATGCCGACCATCCCGACAGCGACCGCAGTCCCCTCCAACATCGCGGGCATGGTCGTGTTCATCGACCCGGGCCACAACGGAGCCAATGACGCATCCATCGGTCGCCAGGTGCCCACCGGTCGCGGCGGCACCAAGGACTGCCAGGCCAGCGGAACGTCGAGCAACAGCGGCTATCCCGAGCACACCTTCACCTGGGACACAGCGCTGCGACTGCGCGCCGCGCTCAGCGCGCTGGGGGTACGCACCGCCATGTCCCGTGGCAATGACAACGCCCTCGGCCCGTGCGTTGACGAGCGCGCCAACATGGCCAACTCACTGCGCCCCAACGCCGTCGTCAGCCTGCACGCCGACGGCGGTCCCGCAACCGGCCGGGGATTCCACGTCAACTACTCATCCCCACCGCTCAACGCGGCTCAGTCCGGGCCGTCGGTGCAGTTCGCCCGGGTCATGCGCGACCAGCTGCAGGCGTCGGGCATTCCGCCGGCGAACTACATCGGCCAAAACGGCCTTTACGGGCGCTCGGATCTGGCCGGCCTGAACCTGGCGCAGTATCCGTCGGTCCTCGTCGAATTGGGCAACATGAAGAATCCTGCAGACTCGGCGCTGATGGAGTCCCCCGAGGGGAGACAGAAATACGCCGACGCCCTGGTTCGTGGCGTCGCGGGTTTCCTGGCCACCCAGGGCCAAGCACGCTAA
- a CDS encoding SRPBCC family protein: protein MGQVSAASTILINAEPAAALDAVADYENVRPKILSSHYSEYQVLQGGHGQGTVAKWRLQATESRVRDVRVNVDVAGHTVIEKDANSSMVTNWTVAPAGPGSSVTVTTSWTGAGGVKGFFEKTFAPLGLKKIQAEVLANLKTELEG, encoded by the coding sequence ATGGGACAGGTGAGCGCAGCCAGCACGATCTTAATCAATGCTGAGCCCGCGGCCGCGCTCGACGCGGTGGCCGACTACGAGAACGTCCGCCCGAAAATCCTGTCTTCGCACTACAGCGAATACCAGGTGCTTCAGGGCGGTCACGGGCAGGGCACCGTCGCCAAATGGCGATTGCAGGCGACCGAATCGCGTGTTCGCGACGTGCGGGTCAACGTCGACGTCGCCGGCCACACCGTGATCGAAAAGGACGCGAACTCTTCCATGGTCACCAACTGGACGGTGGCTCCCGCGGGACCCGGATCCAGCGTCACCGTAACGACGTCCTGGACCGGCGCGGGCGGCGTCAAGGGCTTTTTCGAAAAGACCTTTGCACCGTTGGGGCTGAAGAAGATCCAGGCCGAGGTGTTGGCGAATCTGAAGACCGAACTAGAGGGTTAG
- a CDS encoding FAD-binding oxidoreductase, whose amino-acid sequence MPVPGSALAAHTTGVQRLLASYQSIPPAAPVRLAKPTSNLFRARAKSDAPGLDTSGLTGVISIDPDARTADVAGMCTYEDLVAATLRYGLSPLVVPQLKTITLGGAVTGLGIESASFRNGLPHESVLEMDILTGAGELITVSPDQHADLYRTFPNSYGTLGYSTRLRILLEPVMPFVALRHIRFRSLTEMLATMERIIDTGGLDGVAVDYLDGVVFRADESYLCVGRRTATPGPVSDYTGQDIYYRSIQHETGIKEDRLTIHDYFWRWDTDWFWCSRAFGAQNPKLRRWWPRRYRRSSFYWKLVALDQRFDIADRIERRHGRPARERVVQDVEVPIERTRDFLEWFLANVAISPIWLCPLRLRDHHGWPLYPIRPDRSYVNIGFWSSVPVGATEGTTNRAIEEKVSELDGHKSLYSDSYYTREKFDELYGGESYNTVKKTYDPDSRLLDLYAKAVQRR is encoded by the coding sequence ATGCCTGTCCCCGGATCCGCACTGGCTGCACACACGACCGGCGTCCAGCGGCTGCTGGCGAGTTATCAATCCATCCCCCCAGCCGCGCCCGTCCGGCTCGCCAAGCCCACCTCAAATCTGTTCCGGGCGCGGGCCAAAAGCGATGCACCCGGCCTAGATACGTCAGGACTGACGGGTGTCATCAGTATCGATCCGGACGCGCGCACCGCCGACGTGGCCGGCATGTGCACGTACGAGGACCTGGTCGCGGCGACACTGCGTTACGGCCTGTCGCCACTTGTGGTTCCGCAGTTGAAGACCATCACGCTCGGGGGCGCGGTTACCGGCTTGGGCATCGAGTCGGCATCGTTTCGCAACGGCCTGCCACACGAATCGGTGCTGGAGATGGATATCCTCACCGGCGCAGGCGAATTGATCACCGTATCTCCCGATCAGCACGCCGACCTTTACCGGACTTTCCCCAATTCCTATGGAACACTAGGCTATTCGACCAGGCTCCGGATCCTGCTAGAGCCGGTGATGCCGTTTGTGGCGTTGCGCCACATCCGATTTCGCTCGTTGACCGAGATGCTCGCGACGATGGAACGCATCATCGATACGGGCGGGTTGGATGGCGTAGCGGTGGACTATCTCGACGGAGTGGTGTTCCGCGCCGACGAAAGCTACCTCTGTGTCGGCAGGCGGACCGCAACGCCCGGCCCCGTGAGCGACTACACCGGACAAGACATCTACTACCGGTCCATCCAGCATGAGACGGGAATCAAGGAAGACCGGTTGACCATCCACGATTACTTCTGGCGTTGGGACACCGACTGGTTCTGGTGCTCGCGAGCGTTTGGCGCCCAAAACCCCAAATTGCGACGCTGGTGGCCGCGACGCTACCGGCGCAGCAGCTTCTACTGGAAGTTGGTGGCCTTGGATCAGCGCTTCGACATCGCGGACCGGATCGAACGCCGACATGGGCGCCCGGCCCGGGAACGGGTGGTGCAGGACGTCGAGGTACCGATCGAACGGACCCGCGACTTCCTCGAGTGGTTCTTGGCCAATGTTGCCATCTCGCCAATCTGGTTGTGCCCGTTACGGTTGCGCGATCACCACGGTTGGCCGCTGTATCCGATCCGGCCCGACCGCAGCTATGTCAACATCGGGTTCTGGTCATCGGTGCCCGTCGGCGCCACCGAGGGCACCACCAACCGGGCGATCGAGGAGAAGGTGAGTGAGCTGGACGGTCACAAGTCGCTCTACTCCGACTCCTACTACACCCGTGAGAAGTTTGACGAACTCTACGGCGGGGAGTCTTACAACACCGTGAAGAAAACTTACGACCCCGACTCTCGTCTTCTCGATCTCTACGCAAAGGCGGTGCAACGACGATGA